A single region of the Oenococcus kitaharae DSM 17330 genome encodes:
- a CDS encoding AlwI family type II restriction endonuclease — translation MYSESDVGVKGANSSKSPDLSGRDKLTRAPQSLGFLQTQTRKPLQITAAGKQLLNNDLFEDVLMHQMLKFQLPSPLHHETAQNKGRFYIKPFLEILRLINILQYLTYDELTIFGMSMTDYRNFQVTVDAIRQYRRDRESTRGKKSLKKLSDDTKYAHYRAIYADMITAGNIATRESKTTSESQFMKKKLANLSDYTDAVFRSLRQSGLIVMSAGRTLSISPVRQREVSYILTQIERKPMPEDMARSQFDKYMFNPELPILLNDNRASLQSDIVSFKPSTSIDRDLDGMNTYELKSVLAKLRRRQREDRVTAQAKRLKERRDEDIQNILAVFKHISDKEEGRDGPLMLEWNMWRAITMIDHGDIKGNFVPDDNGMPISTAGGGQGDIVGNYGDFQMIVEVTLSTGKRQYDMESEPVTRHVGEVQSKSDKPVFGMFVAQNLTPTVVNYFWTTNVLNHKVYNGSVDIIPMNLATFVVFFKAASHKVLDASDLLSIHQYSTKIARKTALAGQTEDDWHSKVLDYVQEVAGVE, via the coding sequence TTGTATTCTGAATCCGATGTTGGTGTTAAGGGTGCTAATAGTTCTAAGTCGCCAGACCTCTCTGGTCGAGATAAATTAACGAGGGCGCCACAATCTTTAGGATTCTTACAGACACAAACCCGGAAGCCGTTGCAAATAACAGCTGCTGGTAAGCAATTGCTAAACAATGACCTATTTGAAGATGTGTTGATGCATCAGATGCTGAAATTCCAGTTACCATCACCACTTCATCATGAGACAGCACAAAATAAGGGTCGTTTTTACATTAAGCCGTTTCTAGAAATATTGCGGTTGATCAATATCCTTCAGTATTTGACTTATGATGAACTGACGATTTTTGGAATGTCCATGACGGATTATAGAAATTTTCAAGTAACCGTTGATGCAATCCGGCAATATAGACGTGATCGGGAATCTACTCGTGGAAAAAAGTCTCTGAAGAAATTATCAGATGATACAAAGTATGCTCACTACCGTGCCATTTATGCAGATATGATTACTGCCGGTAACATAGCAACACGGGAATCAAAGACTACTAGTGAAAGTCAGTTCATGAAGAAGAAACTGGCCAATCTTAGTGACTACACTGATGCAGTATTCAGAAGCCTTCGTCAATCTGGATTGATTGTCATGTCTGCAGGCCGAACTTTGAGTATCAGCCCGGTACGGCAGCGCGAGGTTTCTTACATCTTGACTCAAATCGAGCGTAAACCAATGCCTGAGGATATGGCTCGTTCTCAGTTTGATAAATATATGTTCAATCCAGAGCTTCCGATCTTGTTGAATGACAATCGTGCCTCGCTACAATCCGATATTGTGTCCTTCAAGCCAAGCACTTCCATCGACCGGGATCTTGACGGTATGAATACTTACGAGTTGAAATCTGTCCTTGCTAAGCTTCGTCGTCGTCAACGTGAGGATCGCGTGACTGCTCAAGCCAAACGCTTGAAGGAACGCCGCGATGAAGATATTCAAAATATTTTGGCTGTGTTCAAGCATATTTCGGACAAAGAAGAGGGTCGAGATGGCCCATTGATGCTTGAATGGAACATGTGGCGAGCAATCACTATGATTGATCACGGTGACATTAAGGGAAATTTTGTTCCTGATGACAACGGTATGCCAATTTCTACGGCTGGTGGCGGTCAGGGCGATATCGTCGGAAATTATGGTGATTTTCAGATGATTGTTGAAGTTACCCTATCTACTGGCAAGCGACAGTACGATATGGAAAGTGAGCCTGTAACACGTCATGTTGGTGAAGTTCAATCTAAATCAGACAAACCTGTTTTTGGAATGTTTGTTGCCCAGAATTTAACACCAACCGTAGTTAATTACTTTTGGACTACCAACGTCTTGAATCATAAGGTGTATAACGGTAGCGTTGATATTATTCCAATGAACTTGGCTACATTTGTTGTGTTCTTTAAAGCAGCATCCCACAAGGTGTTGGACGCCAGTGATTTACTTAGCATTCACCAGTATTCTACCAAGATTGCAAGAAAGACCGCACTAGCTGGTCAGACCGAAGATGATTGGCATAGTAAGGTATTGGACTATGTGCAAGAGGTGGCTGGTGTCGAGTAG
- a CDS encoding 6-phospho-beta-glucosidase has protein sequence MLKKDFLWGGAVAANQYEGAWNIDGKGPSVTDVMTKGSVDHPRDITEGVIEGREYPNHLGIDFYHHYQEDIKLFAEMGFKCFRLSIAWSRIFPRGDEKEPNEKGLEFYDAVFDECLKYGIQPVVTLSHFEMPYYLAHEYGGWRNRKMITFFIHYATVCFKRYAGKVKYWMTFNEINNLIDIDNPFNAWTGAGVLYKDGENAEETMYQISHYQFIASALAVQEAKRVDKEMQVGCMLHFGPIYPYSCDPKDAMASIKAMDRRFFFSDVQVRGKYPEYTKKLWQRKDFQLDITDEDLAVIKDGTVDYIGFSYYKSTTAKFDKENDFKEVPNPNVPKSDWGWAIDPTGLRYILNVVYERYGLPMFIVENGFGAYDKFENGTVNDNYRIEYLEKHVLEVLKAVDLDGVNVLGYTPWAAIDIISASTGEIEKRYGFIYVDQDEVKQGRAGRHKKASFDWYKNVISTNGACLTDKVG, from the coding sequence ATGTTGAAAAAAGATTTCTTGTGGGGAGGCGCTGTTGCTGCCAATCAATATGAAGGAGCTTGGAACATTGATGGCAAGGGACCTAGCGTGACAGATGTTATGACAAAAGGAAGCGTTGATCATCCTCGCGATATTACAGAAGGCGTAATAGAAGGGCGAGAATATCCCAATCATTTAGGGATAGATTTTTACCATCATTATCAAGAAGATATTAAGTTATTTGCTGAAATGGGGTTCAAGTGCTTTCGTTTAAGTATTGCATGGTCAAGAATCTTTCCAAGAGGTGACGAAAAGGAACCTAATGAAAAAGGACTGGAATTTTATGATGCAGTTTTTGATGAATGCCTTAAATACGGGATCCAACCAGTTGTTACTCTGTCTCATTTTGAAATGCCGTATTATTTGGCACATGAATATGGGGGGTGGCGTAATCGTAAAATGATCACATTTTTTATTCATTATGCCACAGTATGTTTCAAACGCTATGCAGGCAAAGTCAAATACTGGATGACTTTCAATGAGATCAATAATTTAATTGATATCGATAATCCATTCAATGCCTGGACAGGGGCCGGGGTTTTATATAAAGATGGCGAAAATGCAGAAGAGACGATGTATCAAATCAGCCACTACCAGTTCATTGCCAGTGCATTAGCTGTTCAAGAGGCCAAAAGGGTCGATAAAGAGATGCAGGTTGGTTGTATGCTGCATTTTGGCCCAATCTATCCTTATTCTTGCGATCCGAAAGATGCGATGGCAAGTATTAAAGCTATGGATCGGCGTTTCTTCTTTAGTGATGTTCAAGTCAGAGGCAAATATCCCGAATACACTAAGAAACTATGGCAACGCAAAGATTTTCAATTAGATATTACGGATGAAGATTTGGCAGTTATTAAAGATGGCACAGTTGATTATATTGGTTTCAGTTATTATAAATCCACGACTGCTAAATTTGATAAGGAAAATGACTTTAAAGAGGTTCCGAATCCTAATGTACCAAAAAGTGATTGGGGCTGGGCGATAGATCCGACCGGGTTACGATATATTTTAAATGTTGTTTATGAGCGGTATGGATTACCGATGTTTATCGTTGAAAATGGTTTTGGAGCTTACGATAAGTTTGAAAATGGAACAGTCAATGATAACTATCGGATCGAATATTTGGAAAAACATGTTTTGGAAGTGTTAAAGGCAGTAGACCTAGATGGTGTAAATGTTTTGGGTTATACACCTTGGGCCGCAATAGATATTATTAGTGCTTCTACTGGAGAAATCGAGAAACGTTATGGTTTTATTTATGTTGACCAGGATGAGGTCAAGCAAGGAAGAGCTGGTCGGCATAAAAAGGCTTCATTTGATTGGTATAAAAATGTAATTTCAACTAATGGTGCTTGCTTAACAGATAAAGTAGGGTGA
- a CDS encoding MurR/RpiR family transcriptional regulator, giving the protein MILDEMKTTEGLTVQEKAVLDYIVKHPRDILGMNIKELARESFSSAATIVRLCKKTGLKGYSDFKYRFASEFPSIIGLSDDLNVQSIDSNVQVGDVFKRVELVHKRAIEYTNGLLSKDKILNIVGLIEKAPRIEIYGEGLNYELARSFCLEFEEVGCESNAYNSANPMHTEMGKDKRHPILAFILTHTGNNEHMYEIVDQLKNKNYQTVVICDNAQRPICKICDENVVIMTTEGTLDLSNIVYISSLQYLFDVFVSLKLKSNYHMIRRVSNKVDSEKDGK; this is encoded by the coding sequence ATGATTTTAGATGAAATGAAGACAACAGAAGGATTAACCGTGCAAGAAAAAGCTGTTTTGGATTATATCGTTAAACATCCCCGAGATATTTTAGGTATGAATATCAAGGAATTAGCGCGTGAGAGTTTTTCTAGTGCTGCTACGATAGTTAGGTTATGTAAAAAGACAGGATTAAAAGGATATTCTGATTTTAAATATAGATTTGCTTCAGAATTTCCGAGCATCATCGGGTTAAGTGATGATTTGAATGTGCAATCAATCGATTCAAATGTCCAAGTAGGTGATGTTTTCAAACGAGTTGAATTGGTGCATAAAAGAGCAATCGAGTATACAAACGGATTACTAAGCAAAGACAAGATATTGAACATCGTAGGTTTGATAGAAAAAGCTCCTAGGATCGAGATCTATGGTGAAGGTCTTAATTATGAATTGGCTCGTTCCTTTTGTTTGGAGTTTGAGGAAGTTGGTTGTGAATCTAATGCTTATAATTCTGCGAATCCAATGCATACTGAAATGGGCAAAGACAAAAGACATCCAATCTTAGCTTTTATTCTGACTCATACGGGTAATAATGAGCATATGTATGAGATCGTCGACCAATTAAAAAACAAAAATTATCAAACTGTGGTTATTTGTGATAATGCACAACGTCCAATATGCAAGATCTGTGATGAAAATGTAGTGATCATGACCACTGAAGGCACTTTAGACTTAAGCAATATAGTTTATATTTCGTCTTTACAATACCTGTTTGACGTTTTTGTGTCTTTAAAGCTAAAGTCAAATTACCATATGATACGAAGAGTTTCTAACAAGGTAGACAGTGAAAAGGATGGTAAGTAA
- a CDS encoding DNA adenine methylase translates to MNNKQSDIKSLSPLIKYRGGKSRELSQYYRYIPTMHRYFEPFFGGGATFFKLAPQDSYIADINKPLIQFYKSFRDEYPRVREELDSLHLKYVQNRNIFAARKSVHPDDHVEDPNEQLYYSIRDMFNGLKPSPYAYGTLYFFINKLAYSGMIRYNSAGEFNVPYGRYANFNTKLATAAHQALLSKSEIVNESYEHSFDLAGPNDFMFLDPPYDTTFSDYGNEVFTGDFNEDSHRKLAADFKNLNAPALMIIGNTPLVSDLYQKYIQGSYKKSYSVNIRNRFKSSAEHLIIANYKINDIYREG, encoded by the coding sequence ATGAATAACAAACAGAGTGATATTAAAAGCTTGTCGCCATTGATTAAATATCGTGGTGGCAAGTCAAGAGAGTTGTCGCAATATTATCGGTACATTCCAACCATGCATCGTTATTTTGAACCGTTTTTTGGTGGCGGTGCTACATTTTTTAAGTTAGCGCCACAAGATTCTTACATTGCTGATATCAATAAACCCCTTATTCAGTTTTACAAAAGTTTTCGGGATGAATATCCCCGAGTACGTGAGGAACTAGATTCACTGCATTTGAAGTATGTACAGAACCGTAACATCTTTGCAGCCCGAAAATCCGTCCATCCAGATGATCACGTAGAAGATCCTAATGAACAGCTGTACTATTCGATTCGGGATATGTTCAATGGCCTTAAGCCATCACCATACGCGTACGGCACGCTGTATTTCTTTATCAATAAGCTCGCCTATTCAGGTATGATTCGATATAACAGCGCAGGAGAATTCAATGTGCCTTATGGGAGGTATGCTAATTTCAACACGAAGCTCGCAACAGCCGCTCATCAAGCATTGCTCTCAAAGAGTGAGATCGTAAATGAGTCGTATGAACACTCATTTGACCTTGCAGGGCCAAACGATTTTATGTTCTTGGATCCACCGTATGACACTACTTTTTCTGATTATGGGAATGAGGTCTTCACTGGAGATTTTAATGAAGATTCTCATCGAAAGTTGGCGGCTGATTTTAAGAACCTTAACGCCCCAGCATTAATGATTATTGGAAATACACCACTAGTGAGTGATCTGTATCAGAAATACATTCAGGGATCTTATAAAAAGAGCTATTCAGTGAACATCCGCAACCGGTTCAAATCCAGCGCTGAGCATCTTATTATTGCAAACTATAAAATCAATGACATTTATCGAGAGGGTTGA
- a CDS encoding IS6 family transposase, which yields MNHFKGRHFQKDIILVAVGYYFRFSLSYRDIVELLRDRGITVHHTTVMRWVHHYGPIFKALWHRHQTAHAKSWRIDETYIRVKGRWAYLYRAIDSNGLTIDFELRKHRDYTASYHFLKRLLTTNGRPDRLVTDQYRATLKAVKHLIKQDYLSKSAHQCSKYRNNLIEQDHRFIKRHRARSASFQSIRTASATLSGVEIVHAIRKRTRRELSLIGFSVVDELEALLAA from the coding sequence ATGAATCACTTTAAGGGACGCCACTTTCAAAAGGACATCATCTTAGTAGCCGTTGGCTACTATTTCAGATTCAGTCTCAGCTATCGTGACATCGTTGAATTGCTTCGGGATCGGGGTATCACTGTTCATCACACCACGGTCATGCGTTGGGTTCATCACTATGGCCCCATCTTTAAGGCTCTATGGCATCGGCATCAAACAGCTCACGCTAAAAGTTGGCGAATCGATGAGACCTATATTCGAGTTAAAGGCCGTTGGGCCTATTTGTATCGCGCTATTGACAGTAACGGTTTGACCATAGATTTTGAGCTACGAAAACACCGCGATTATACCGCATCCTATCACTTTTTGAAGCGTCTCTTGACGACCAATGGTCGGCCTGATCGATTAGTCACTGATCAATATCGGGCAACACTGAAAGCAGTGAAGCACCTGATAAAGCAAGACTATTTGAGCAAATCAGCCCACCAATGTTCCAAATATCGAAATAATTTGATTGAACAGGACCACCGATTCATTAAACGTCATCGTGCCCGCTCAGCAAGCTTTCAAAGCATTCGAACCGCTAGTGCAACGTTGAGCGGTGTGGAAATTGTTCACGCAATACGCAAAAGAACCCGACGAGAGTTAAGTCTCATCGGGTTCTCAGTCGTGGACGAATTAGAAGCATTGTTAGCTGCATAA